The DNA region CATCGTCTTCATCGGCCATGGCGGCATCATCGTGGACGCCAAGCCGCTCTCCGCGGCGCAGACGGCGCTGGGCATCAACGCCTATCCTTCGTTCACGGTGCCGGGAGGTGTCTTCGGCCTGTACGGCCTGGAAGCGTTGGCGTGGCGGAACGGCGGGACCGCCTTCGCCGTAGGCATCCCCCGCCTGGTCGACGTGCGTGCGTCGGACGACTTCGTGGACATCCCGATGATCGGGATCGTTCCGTAAACGCCGCTTCCGCGGCCGTCACGGCCGTCGCAACCGTCTACCGCCCCCGTCGGCCGACCGCCGGCGGGGGCCGTTTTCTTGTCCAGCTCGCCGGTCCCGCCTTGTGAAACCCGGATCAATTGTTTAGTCTGCATTGGATGCCGACCAACGGGGACCCGGCTTGGGCAAATTCCTGATTTATCTGATCGCAGGATGGTCCGGCTTTTACGTCATGAGCCTCGAACTGTTGAGCGGCAGGATCCTTGCGCCGAATTTCGGCAGCAGCATCTATGTCTGGGGCGGCATCATCACGGTTTTCATGATCGCCCTCTCGACGGGATATCTGGTCGGGGGCCGCTTGTCGATCCGGGAGCCGTCTTTAAGGAAACTTTCCCTGTTCCTGTTGTCCGCGGCATTGACCGCGACTCCGATCGTGATCATGAAAGAGTCCGCCCTGGACGGTATTTTCTCCCTGATCCAGGACCCGAGATACGGCTCCGTGGTCTCCACCACCCTTCTGTTCTTCCTGCCGACGGCCATCTCGGGAATGGTATCCCCTTATGCGGTGCGGCTGCTGGTCAGGGAACATCAGCATAGCGGGCATTATGCCGGGCTGCTTTTCTTCGTTTCGACCTTCGGCAGCGCCGCGGGAACCATCCTGACTTCGTTTTACCTTGTGCTTTACCTGGAGATCGACAGCATCCTGTGGCTGCTGATCGGAATATCTTCGGCGATATGCATTGTCGCGATCGCGTACGGCAGGAGGATGGTTCAGGAAGCCGCGGTGCTGACGCTTGGTTTGATAATAGTGTTCGGGATCCCCGGGACCGCAGGCGCGGAAACCATCCTCCACAAGGAGAGGTCCCTGTACCGCGACATCACCGTTTATGAAGAGGAAGGAACGCGGTGCATGCGATTCACCCGTCTGTTTTCAGCGCGCCAGACGTGCGTCTCGCTGAAAAATCCCGACCACCTGGTGATCAATTACACGAAAATGATGCTGGGCGCCTTGTATCTTCGCCCGGATCCCCGGAAGATCCTGATGATCGGAGTGGGAGGCGGGACGCTGCCGACGAAGCTGTCTTCGCTGTTTCCCGCCGCGGAGATCCACGCGGTGGAAATCGATCCGGCCGTCATATCCGTCGCG from Thermodesulfobacteriota bacterium includes:
- a CDS encoding fused MFS/spermidine synthase codes for the protein MSLELLSGRILAPNFGSSIYVWGGIITVFMIALSTGYLVGGRLSIREPSLRKLSLFLLSAALTATPIVIMKESALDGIFSLIQDPRYGSVVSTTLLFFLPTAISGMVSPYAVRLLVREHQHSGHYAGLLFFVSTFGSAAGTILTSFYLVLYLEIDSILWLLIGISSAICIVAIAYGRRMVQEAAVLTLGLIIVFGIPGTAGAETILHKERSLYRDITVYEEEGTRCMRFTRLFSARQTCVSLKNPDHLVINYTKMMLGALYLRPDPRKILMIGVGGGTLPTKLSSLFPAAEIHAVEIDPAVISVAKKYFDFRPGKNILVFEEDGRVFVKRAFKNGYRYDLILLDAFDHEYIPEHLLTKEFLEEVRKILMPGGVLAANTWSTSRLYDHESATYQSVFGEFYNLRYLSRVILVKPDGLPSMDLVKKNAHALDDRLKRFDVDTDWVLSLFSTKRDWRADARVLTDQYSPSNLLNRGAP